Part of the Lutra lutra chromosome 4, mLutLut1.2, whole genome shotgun sequence genome is shown below.
TCATTTCTCTTCAAGAAACCACTGTTAATGACTTTCAGTAATGCCTCATTTCAATATGGTATTCTGCTGAACGTACCAACATATCTGCTAGATATCAGGTATGGTGCTCACGATCATACGGTCTATTTGCATGCGAGAAGCGACGCAACCTTATTAGAGAATAAACAGCCTGCTGTGTTTTGTTGTCTCAGGTAAATTTTTATCACAACTTCCAAAGGAGTTTAGGTCCTAAAGTTCCTTAACATTTCTGTTTTGAAACAGAAATGTGTATACTTCCTCTCGGCTAACATCCAATTTAACCGATAGAAAATTGAGCTAAATAAAGATCTAAAGATATCTTGGGGAAGCATCCAGTATTTTTTGGATCCTCAAGCCAATCAAAATGGAGAGAACAGAAGGTAGTGTAGGTGGAATAAACGCGGCCTAGTTGCTGGCTCATCAAATAATCGTAATAGTCAAAAAACATATAACaatcaatttgaaaaataattctattcAATTCATTTGATAGCTGGCAAAGAACTCAGCAAGGGGCTAGCATAAAGGACCATGAGGCTGCCTCTCAGAGGACTCACCTGTCTTTCCCAGTCTCCTTCTTAAAAATGCCATCGCAGTAACTCATGCGCTTCTCAGTGGTCACGTAAATTTGGGCATTCGGGTAGATGTCAACAGTCTTTTTCAGCATGTTGTAAACGATGCCATTGCCGTCTTTCCTCATATTGCGGAAAGGGCCCCAAATAACATAAATAGTAGCATTTGCTTCCTTGAAAAAATAATCAGGGTTTTTTAGCAAAAGAGGAACGCTGGTATGGGACACAACCCGAATCATTGTCATGCGGCCCACATCTTCTTCATAGCCCTTGGTGGGGGCGTTGTTCATTCTCCAAATGCAGGATGACTGATCTATCTCATTCCCCACCTTCTGGCCAACCATCTGACCTGAGTTTGACACTATGGCGCAAAGGTCACAGTCCAGTTGCAAAGgctgaaaaacagagaaatgagaaaggggAGAGACATGTAAATTAGTAAGTTCCAGCCATCCAAATAAGTTCctctgagaaaatgaaattcagatgTTGTGTATAATCCCCGAGTGTGGGATTTTCTGAAATATTCCGACCAATCCTATAGCAGCTACCACAGGTTATCAAGGTAGGGACATGCttccatttaaaaagtgaatacaGACAGCtaagaaataatttgaatttctaTCCCCTCGTGTctgtttaaaattaaatggaaaaacagtCATTTGTTTTCCATGCTAAATAATGACTTTTCATTTCAAAACCATAATTTCAAATGAAATAAGGCAATAGGAGAAGATTTGATCTCTTTAATAAAGACagtggctaaaaaaaaaatgcaaagggaaTATATCTAGGCCTCAATTCTGTATTTTACTTGTATGTATGAAGAGTTATGTAGCAGTTGATGAATGAAAAATTCAGCAAATGACGAGGTTCTGAAAAAGATGTTCAGAACCAACAACTATTGAAGACAAGTCTCAGGTGggcaaacattttattaaaaacccttaaaaatttCCCTGTATCACCATGTTAACTGGCCTCtgtgttcttatttattttagatggatAATGAAaggcttcttttaaaaacttgggGAAGCGTTGTACGGAGATAATAATCTCTAGTGCTGGTCTAACCACCACCCTCCTTGTTTTAAACCAATGAGGTAACAGAGACTCATAGAGGGTAAAGCACCAGCTTCCAGAACTTGCAGATGATAGATTCAAGTTGTAGTGGCAGATTCAAATCTAGATCTTCTAGCTCTAAACCCATTGCTCTTTCCATCATTCCCTACATTCCTTCCTCCCAGGCAAACCAAATAAATTCCTTTGCCACTTTCCTCCTACGTGAGGAAAAGTCAGTCTATCTTTTAAAACAGTGTTAAAGGAGCAATGCACTCTGTTAATATACATCTTTCTCATCTTCCTATTATGAGATTCCACATTTTGTATCTAACATTTGATTCTGTGCTTTTATTGTGCCTATTGGTCTAGTTCTTCTCACACTGAGTACTGCCCTTATTTTATTAGTTatgttgtattttattgtttaattatgtCTGTCCACTGTACAGTAAACTCTGTTAGggtctgtctttttcattttaatcccaCTCCTGAGAAGTCCTGGGATGACTATAGGACCCAGTATAGTGGTTAAATTAGGCAGTGAGAACAACTGAATCAGACTAATTTACTAGGAAGCTGAACACTGAACTCAGTATTAGGGAAGAAAGGGACTTTTCCAAATTCATTGAGAATTGTTGATTTAGGCGAAAGAGAAACACAATCCAGAAGAAACCTATCAATACACAAACAGGTTCAGTCTAGGTAGGTAAGTTGAGAGAGCAAGCACCTCAGAAAAGTCATCAGTAAAATTACCACACAACTGTCACAAGATGTCTTTCCTATCAATGGTAGGAATCCAAAGTAGTTATTGAGCAACTATGATATGCCATGTT
Proteins encoded:
- the ST6GALNAC3 gene encoding alpha-N-acetylgalactosaminide alpha-2,6-sialyltransferase 3 isoform X5; its protein translation is MACILKRKSVIAVSFIAAFLFLLVVRLVNEVNFPLLLNCFRQPGTKWIPFSYTYMRPLRTHYGYINVRTQEPLQLDCDLCAIVSNSGQMVGQKVGNEIDQSSCIWRMNNAPTKGYEEDVGRMTMIRVVSHTSVPLLLKNPDYFFKEANATIYVIWGPFRNMRKDGNGIVYNMLKKTVDIYPNAQIYVTTEKRMSYCDGIFKKETGKDRGLTVQTAYSAWKQ
- the ST6GALNAC3 gene encoding alpha-N-acetylgalactosaminide alpha-2,6-sialyltransferase 3 isoform X2, with the translated sequence MACILKRKSVIAVSFIAAFLFLLVVRLVNEVNFPLLLNCFRQPGTKWIPFSYTYMRPLRTHYGYINVRTQEPLQLDCDLCAIVSNSGQMVGQKVGNEIDQSSCIWRMNNAPTKGYEEDVGRMTMIRVVSHTSVPLLLKNPDYFFKEANATIYVIWGPFRNMRKDGNGIVYNMLKKTVDIYPNAQIYVTTEKRMSYCDGIFKKETGKDRIRSKEVGTLLEGEVLVSIQA
- the ST6GALNAC3 gene encoding alpha-N-acetylgalactosaminide alpha-2,6-sialyltransferase 3 isoform X3, with amino-acid sequence MACILKRKSVIAVSFIAAFLFLLVVRLVNEVNFPLLLNCFRQPGTKWIPFSYTYMRPLRTHYGYINVRTQEPLQLDCDLCAIVSNSGQMVGQKVGNEIDQSSCIWRMNNAPTKGYEEDVGRMTMIRVVSHTSVPLLLKNPDYFFKEANATIYVIWGPFRNMRKDGNGIVYNMLKKTVDIYPNAQIYVTTEKRMSYCDGIFKKETGKDSAGQHPSLRRSRCRPRI
- the ST6GALNAC3 gene encoding alpha-N-acetylgalactosaminide alpha-2,6-sialyltransferase 3 isoform X4 → MACILKRKSVIAVSFIAAFLFLLVVRLVNEVNFPLLLNCFRQPGTKWIPFSYTYMRPLRTHYGYINVRTQEPLQLDCDLCAIVSNSGQMVGQKVGNEIDQSSCIWRMNNAPTKGYEEDVGRMTMIRVVSHTSVPLLLKNPDYFFKEANATIYVIWGPFRNMRKDGNGIVYNMLKKTVDIYPNAQIYVTTEKRMSYCDGIFKKETGKDRWKDWSSKGCSKSPR
- the ST6GALNAC3 gene encoding alpha-N-acetylgalactosaminide alpha-2,6-sialyltransferase 3 isoform X6, which codes for MACILKRKSVIAVSFIAAFLFLLVVRLVNEVNFPLLLNCFRQPGTKWIPFSYTYMRPLRTHYGYINVRTQEPLQLDCDLCAIVSNSGQMVGQKVGNEIDQSSCIWRMNNAPTKGYEEDVGRMTMIRVVSHTSVPLLLKNPDYFFKEANATIYVIWGPFRNMRKDGNGIVYNMLKKTVDIYPNAQIYVTTEKRMSYCDGIFKKETGKDRF